The DNA window CTGTTTATCCTCCTATAATTTTATGCTGCCGTTCTCCCCGGCTATAAGCAGAACAGTAACTAATTTATCACTATGCAGGACTCCCATAGTTATCTTTTGTAATCCGGACATTTCTGTATTTAAAGCCATTATAGCAGATAATGATAACGTTTACTAGTATTATTTTTCTCAACAGGCACCAAAAGTCCTCCGTTACTGTTCACATGGATGTATCCCGCAAGACATTTTCTCGCGTGCCACCCAGAAAAAAAAGCCCCGTGGTTTATGTCTCCCGCGGGGCTTTTACATATTTTTTATGAAATTCCGGAGGTTCCGGTCCTCTTTTATTCGGTATCGAGTCCGTCGTCCTCCTCATCCTGTTCAAAGCTGATAAACTCCCTGGAGGAAACTTTCTTTCTCTGTCTCTCCTCCTCCACAAGACTTGATAACTGCTCCTTGACATCGGAACTGTTCTTCACATTGATCAGTTCAAAGTTCCCGAGGCTTGAATCACTGGAAACAATACGGATGGTTCCCAGGCCGAACATCCGCTGCAGCAGGCTTCTCTCAAGCCCCAAATCCTTTATGCGGTAGAGGCGCACCTCATCCTCCCTCAGATTAAAAATACCTCTTTTTATAAAAAGTCTGTCCTCGGACATGCTGTATACGGTAAATGTCCAGGGTAAACCGCACCAGAGTCTCTTTCTGTCAGACCATAAAATTTCTTTTTCCATTTTTCTCACCTTTCATGCTGTTTCCTGCCGCCGATTGCCCGAATCCGGCTTTGGAGGCCGCAGTTCTCTATTCTCTATTCTCTATTCTATTGGTTATAGCTTTCCGTATGATTTACTTCTTCGTTATGCTCCACTGCTTTTAATTTTCTCATCAGGGCATAAATCTCTTCTTTTTCTTCAACTCTGATAAAAGCAGCCGTTATAAGAAACAGGGATGGACCGGAAACGGCCTCACAGACCATCTGGAATAACGGCTGTCCGTCCTCC is part of the [Clostridium] symbiosum genome and encodes:
- a CDS encoding PH domain-containing protein — translated: MEKEILWSDRKRLWCGLPWTFTVYSMSEDRLFIKRGIFNLREDEVRLYRIKDLGLERSLLQRMFGLGTIRIVSSDSSLGNFELINVKNSSDVKEQLSSLVEEERQRKKVSSREFISFEQDEEDDGLDTE